The Deinococcus radiopugnans ATCC 19172 genome window below encodes:
- a CDS encoding aminoglycoside N(3)-acetyltransferase, which translates to MTETDAIALADTPRTRASLAADLRALGVRAGDMLMVHVSLSSLGWVVGGPVAVIQALQDAVTPAGTVVMPTFTLHLTDPAGWRRLAVPPSWWATIRAEMPAFDPALTPSRGVGRVAELLRTWPEARRSNHPHSSFAAWGRQAEYITADHPLTFSLGDGSPLARVYDLDGRVLLLGTQNNTSLHLAEVRAGKQATVPFSGPVLVDGQPKWVTFDECDYDEDAFPPVKAAFEASGAVTVGNVGSATAKLMSQRALVDFAVQWWTADAPG; encoded by the coding sequence TGACAGAAACGGACGCCATCGCTCTGGCCGACACGCCCCGCACCCGCGCCAGCCTCGCCGCCGACCTCCGCGCCCTGGGTGTCCGGGCGGGGGACATGCTGATGGTTCACGTCAGTCTGAGCAGTCTGGGCTGGGTGGTCGGCGGCCCGGTGGCCGTGATCCAGGCGCTACAGGACGCGGTGACACCAGCGGGAACGGTGGTCATGCCCACCTTTACCCTGCACCTGACCGATCCGGCCGGCTGGCGGCGGCTGGCTGTTCCGCCGTCCTGGTGGGCCACCATTCGCGCCGAGATGCCCGCCTTCGACCCGGCCCTGACGCCCTCGCGCGGGGTGGGCCGCGTCGCTGAACTGCTCAGAACATGGCCCGAGGCCCGGCGCAGCAATCACCCGCACAGTTCTTTCGCCGCGTGGGGCCGACAGGCCGAATACATCACGGCGGACCATCCCCTGACGTTCTCGCTGGGGGACGGCTCCCCGCTGGCCCGCGTGTATGACCTGGACGGGCGGGTGCTGCTGCTGGGAACGCAGAACAACACCAGCCTGCATCTGGCGGAGGTCCGGGCCGGGAAGCAGGCGACTGTGCCCTTCAGCGGTCCCGTTCTGGTGGACGGTCAGCCGAAGTGGGTGACCTTCGACGAGTGCGATTACGACGAGGACGCCTTCCCGCCCGTCAAGGCCGCTTTTGAGGCCAGCGGCGCGGTGACAGTGGGGAACGTCGGCTCGGCCACCGCGAAACTGATGTCCCAGCGGGCGCTGGTTGATTTTGCCGTGCAGTGGTGGACGGCTGATGCTCCCGGTTGA
- a CDS encoding adenine deaminase: protein MQSESGWQGDRRRLVRVARGEEAGDLLIRGAQVVQPATREIFEADVLVADGRVAALGGAGMGLEAARVIEARGAFLAPGFIDGHIHIESSLLTPAGFARAVLPRGTTGVVAEPHEVVNVLGVRGLEWMLEAGASSGLRVWASAPSCVPASDFEDGGAHVTAADTARMLRVPGVLGLAEMMNYPGVLGGNADVWNILEAGRAAGGRLDGHAAGVRGRALMAYAAAGLHSDHEAATPEEARERLRAGLWLMVREGSAARNLDALLPVLLDRPRRAMLVSDDVSVDELLELGHLDRLLRACVAGGLHPADTIALVTCNPAEYWGLHSSGLIAPGYHADMVLLRDLQGFEVLDTFVGGTEGRPGEVTPPLDGGGVDLGADWDTARFDVPAHWPVMEVSPDQITTGRGAPGSGEARLVVADRYGRGHRAACWTSGTGMGQRGTLGLSILHDAHNAAFLGGGDEDVRAAGRALRDIGGGAVVVVDGVVQASLPLPYAGLMTDLPPQQAAARLNEVTAAARALGCTLPYPVTTLSFLGLSVIPALKLTPHGLLDVEAWRLLEK, encoded by the coding sequence ATGCAGTCTGAGAGTGGTTGGCAGGGGGATCGGCGCCGTCTGGTGCGGGTGGCGCGCGGGGAAGAGGCGGGCGATCTGCTGATTCGCGGTGCACAGGTGGTGCAGCCCGCCACGCGCGAGATCTTCGAGGCCGATGTGCTGGTGGCGGATGGGCGGGTGGCCGCGCTGGGGGGCGCCGGGATGGGCCTGGAAGCCGCGCGGGTGATCGAGGCGCGCGGCGCATTTCTGGCCCCCGGCTTTATCGACGGCCACATTCACATCGAGTCCAGCCTGCTGACCCCGGCGGGCTTCGCGCGGGCGGTGCTGCCGCGCGGCACGACCGGTGTGGTGGCCGAGCCGCACGAGGTGGTCAACGTGCTGGGCGTGCGCGGTCTGGAATGGATGCTGGAGGCCGGAGCAAGTTCGGGCCTGCGGGTCTGGGCGTCGGCGCCGTCGTGCGTGCCGGCCAGCGACTTCGAGGACGGCGGCGCCCATGTCACGGCGGCGGACACGGCCCGAATGCTGCGCGTGCCTGGCGTGCTGGGCCTGGCCGAGATGATGAATTACCCCGGCGTGCTGGGCGGGAACGCGGACGTGTGGAACATCCTCGAGGCGGGCCGCGCGGCGGGCGGGCGTCTGGACGGCCACGCCGCCGGGGTGCGGGGCCGTGCCCTGATGGCCTACGCGGCGGCGGGCCTGCACTCGGATCACGAGGCCGCCACGCCCGAAGAGGCCCGCGAACGCCTGCGCGCGGGCCTGTGGCTGATGGTGCGCGAGGGTTCGGCGGCCCGCAACCTCGACGCCCTGCTGCCGGTGCTGCTGGATCGTCCGCGCCGCGCCATGCTGGTCAGCGACGACGTGAGCGTGGACGAGTTGCTGGAACTGGGTCACCTGGACCGCCTGCTGCGGGCCTGCGTGGCGGGCGGCCTGCATCCGGCGGACACCATCGCACTCGTGACCTGCAACCCGGCGGAATACTGGGGCCTGCACAGCTCCGGCCTGATCGCCCCCGGTTACCACGCCGACATGGTCTTGCTGCGTGACCTGCAGGGCTTCGAGGTGCTGGATACCTTTGTGGGTGGCACGGAGGGCCGGCCCGGCGAGGTGACCCCACCCCTGGACGGCGGCGGCGTGGATCTGGGGGCAGACTGGGACACGGCCCGCTTTGACGTGCCGGCCCACTGGCCCGTGATGGAGGTATCCCCGGATCAGATCACCACGGGCCGGGGCGCACCGGGCAGCGGCGAGGCCCGGCTGGTGGTGGCCGACCGCTACGGGCGCGGTCACCGGGCGGCGTGCTGGACCTCCGGCACGGGGATGGGCCAGCGGGGCACGCTGGGCCTGAGCATCCTGCACGACGCGCACAACGCCGCGTTCCTGGGCGGCGGCGACGAGGACGTGCGGGCGGCGGGCCGCGCCCTGCGCGACATCGGCGGCGGCGCGGTGGTGGTGGTGGACGGCGTGGTGCAAGCCAGTCTGCCCCTGCCCTACGCGGGCCTGATGACCGACCTACCCCCCCAGCAGGCCGCCGCCCGCCTGAACGAGGTGACCGCCGCCGCCCGCGCCCTGGGCTGCACGCTGCCCTACCCGGTGACCACCCTCAGCTTTCTGGGCCTGAGCGTGATTCCGGCGCTGAAACTGACCCCGCATGGCCTGCTGGACGTGGAGGCGTGGCGCCTGCTGGAGAAATAG